One window from the genome of Cryptomeria japonica chromosome 6, Sugi_1.0, whole genome shotgun sequence encodes:
- the LOC131064198 gene encoding transcription initiation factor TFIID subunit 15 isoform X1, with protein MGSRDQVYGSVSSLVVRPSDSGGGGGGGNDYEPGEIRRDEPRHYDNHRSDRERDRDRDRDRDRDRDRFLPAPASASGYNMKGYKVPVPNGSVSPMRPRKPEQYGHDYDRNGRDFDRGGRNIDRGGRDFDHVGREFHRGDREFNRGARDFDRGPRDFDRDFDHSGPSRGRGFRGGRGRGRFRDRSPPFGMGRGRPPLGRGFSGPGYDGPEPFRGESAGRNNPNVAPREGDWICSEPTCGNLNFARRTHCNNCNKPRRDVAPFSLGVGSPTRGYQGPLPPPLIDGPPMGRGMGRGGNGFGPPPVRWGRGGPREFDQGAPPRPAERFSDFRSGRDIRDRPEFREHDDFAERGKFDRAPPVDWGFPLGSRDRERDDRFHDKRGPQDTRSDRHPPSPPPRSRWGRDARDRSRSPIRSAPKDYYREPYVGQRRDDKRGGRRDRLDDTY; from the exons atggggTCGCGAGATCAAGTCTACGGGAGTGTGAGCAGCCTGGTTGTGAGGCCCTCTGACAGCGGCGGTGGCGGTGGTGGTGGCAATGACTATGAGCCTGGTGAGATCAGGCGTGACGAACCTCGCCATTACGATAACCATCGTTCAGAcagggagagagacagagacagggacagagatagagatagagacagagatagatTTCTCCCTGCACCAGCTTCGGCTTCAG GATATAACATGAAAGGTTACAAGGTACCAGTTCCAAATGGATCTGTTTCACCAATGCGTCCAAGGAAGCCAGAGCAATATGGACATGATTATGATCGCAATGGCCGTGACTTCGATCGTGGGGGTCGCAACATCGATCGCGGTGGTCGTGACTTTGATCATGTTGGTCGTGAATTTCATCGTGGTGATCGTGAGTTCAATCGTGGTGCACGTGACTTTGATCGTGGGCCTCGTGACTTTGACCGTGATTTTGATCACAGTGGCCCTTCTCGTGGTCGAGGTTTTAGGGGTGGCCGGGGTCGTGGCAGATTTCGAGATAGATCTCCCCCTTTTGGTATGGGAAGAGGCAGGCCTCCTCTTGGAAGAGGGTTTAGTGGACCTGGATATGATGGTCCTGAGCCCTTCCGTGGAGAAAGTGCTGgaagaaacaatccaaatgtagCTCCGAGAGAAGGAGATTGGATATGCTCTGAACCAAC CTGTGGAAATCTCAACTTTGCAAGGAGAACacattgtaacaattgcaataaacCTCGGAGGGATGTAGCACCATTTAGTCTTGGAGTTGGTAGTCCCACTAGAGGTTATCAAGGGCCTTTACCTCCACCGCTCATTGATGGTCCACCAATGGGCCGTGGTATGGGGAGAGGTGGTAATGGATTTGGACCGCCACCTGTACGCTGGGGCAGAGGTGGTCCTAGAGAATTTGACCAAGGTGCACCTCCAAGACCAGCAGAAAGGTTCTCAGACTTCCGTTCAGGAAGGGACATTCGAGACAGACCAGAGTTCCGTGAACATGATGACTTTGCAGAGAGGGGTAAGTTTGATAGGGCACCACCTGTGGATTGGGGGTTTCCACTTGGTTCTAGAGACAGGGAAAGAGATGACAGGTTTCATGACAAGAGAGGTCCACAGGATACAAGGAGTGATCGGCATCCTCCCTCACCACCTCCACGTAGTCGCTGGGGAAGGGATGCAAGGGACCGAAGTAGGTCTCCTATTAGAAGTGCACCAAAAGATTATTACAGAGAACCCTATGTGGGTCAAAGAAGAGATGATAAACGAGGGGGACGGAGGGATCGACTGGATGATACATACTAG
- the LOC131064198 gene encoding uncharacterized protein LOC131064198 isoform X2, with amino-acid sequence MKGYKVPVPNGSVSPMRPRKPEQYGHDYDRNGRDFDRGGRNIDRGGRDFDHVGREFHRGDREFNRGARDFDRGPRDFDRDFDHSGPSRGRGFRGGRGRGRFRDRSPPFGMGRGRPPLGRGFSGPGYDGPEPFRGESAGRNNPNVAPREGDWICSEPTCGNLNFARRTHCNNCNKPRRDVAPFSLGVGSPTRGYQGPLPPPLIDGPPMGRGMGRGGNGFGPPPVRWGRGGPREFDQGAPPRPAERFSDFRSGRDIRDRPEFREHDDFAERGKFDRAPPVDWGFPLGSRDRERDDRFHDKRGPQDTRSDRHPPSPPPRSRWGRDARDRSRSPIRSAPKDYYREPYVGQRRDDKRGGRRDRLDDTY; translated from the exons ATGAAAGGTTACAAGGTACCAGTTCCAAATGGATCTGTTTCACCAATGCGTCCAAGGAAGCCAGAGCAATATGGACATGATTATGATCGCAATGGCCGTGACTTCGATCGTGGGGGTCGCAACATCGATCGCGGTGGTCGTGACTTTGATCATGTTGGTCGTGAATTTCATCGTGGTGATCGTGAGTTCAATCGTGGTGCACGTGACTTTGATCGTGGGCCTCGTGACTTTGACCGTGATTTTGATCACAGTGGCCCTTCTCGTGGTCGAGGTTTTAGGGGTGGCCGGGGTCGTGGCAGATTTCGAGATAGATCTCCCCCTTTTGGTATGGGAAGAGGCAGGCCTCCTCTTGGAAGAGGGTTTAGTGGACCTGGATATGATGGTCCTGAGCCCTTCCGTGGAGAAAGTGCTGgaagaaacaatccaaatgtagCTCCGAGAGAAGGAGATTGGATATGCTCTGAACCAAC CTGTGGAAATCTCAACTTTGCAAGGAGAACacattgtaacaattgcaataaacCTCGGAGGGATGTAGCACCATTTAGTCTTGGAGTTGGTAGTCCCACTAGAGGTTATCAAGGGCCTTTACCTCCACCGCTCATTGATGGTCCACCAATGGGCCGTGGTATGGGGAGAGGTGGTAATGGATTTGGACCGCCACCTGTACGCTGGGGCAGAGGTGGTCCTAGAGAATTTGACCAAGGTGCACCTCCAAGACCAGCAGAAAGGTTCTCAGACTTCCGTTCAGGAAGGGACATTCGAGACAGACCAGAGTTCCGTGAACATGATGACTTTGCAGAGAGGGGTAAGTTTGATAGGGCACCACCTGTGGATTGGGGGTTTCCACTTGGTTCTAGAGACAGGGAAAGAGATGACAGGTTTCATGACAAGAGAGGTCCACAGGATACAAGGAGTGATCGGCATCCTCCCTCACCACCTCCACGTAGTCGCTGGGGAAGGGATGCAAGGGACCGAAGTAGGTCTCCTATTAGAAGTGCACCAAAAGATTATTACAGAGAACCCTATGTGGGTCAAAGAAGAGATGATAAACGAGGGGGACGGAGGGATCGACTGGATGATACATACTAG